The Armatimonadota bacterium DNA segment GTTCCACTATAGTCTCCCGCGAGGTCCTCCACCCCATTGCGCCAGGCCGCTCCGCGCAGGCCGATCTCATTGACCCCCACCGTGTTCACCGGACTGACGTTGGACACCGGCCCCGGCCACGGAGACCCCCCATCGGCCGCTCCTGTCCATTGGTCGGGGGTCCCGTGCCCTGAAGCGTCGCCGCCGATATCACCCCAGGTGCTCCAGAGCGCGCCCGTTCCCACAGGCTGGCGCAGGCGGAACGCGGTCTCAATCTGGTAAGGGTGGGTGCCCGGCCCGGTCAGGTCCGTGCACGCGGAGACGCTCAGGTTGAAGTCCACATTGCTGCGCACCGTGAGGAGCCCTTCGCTGGTGGTGTACATCCAGCCGGTGAAGTTGCCCTCGGTGTCCGGGAACTCCAGGTCGGCGTCCATCTCTACCTGGAACATTTCCGTGAGATTCAGGTGCAGTTCCAGCGGGATCTGGCCGGTAAAACCCGCGCACTGGAAGTACATGAGCGCATTGCTCACGTAATGCCCCGGCGGGTCGGCCCAGTTGACCTGCACTCGGAACTCGATGTACAGCCAGCCGTCGACGTCGCCCACAAGGCTGCGCATGAATGCCGTGCCGGTGCAGTTGACCCACGCAGTGCCCAGCGGGTCGGATTTCAGCTCGTGAACCTGGATTCTCGTCGGGGGGATGACTGCGCCGGCATTGGTGGCATCCTGCCCCACCATGTTCCCGCTGATCACCCGGATGCGCCAGGGCTGGTTCTTCGGTAGCATGGTGTAGACCGGTTCCACACCCAGTGTGTAGCCGGGTTCGGAAGCGTAAAAATGGATCTTCGCCACGGGGCTTGAGGCGGTCTGGGGGACGATGCCGGAAGACGCCCCGGTTCCAACCAGGGCCATGGGCACCGGAAAGGCTGTCGCGAGAGCCTCGGGAGGAGGCGGCTGGAGCGTGCCGTCGCCCGCAGGTCCGACTGCGACGAGCACCGGAGCCGGGCCGGGTGCTCCCGCGGGGGCGGGCACCGGCGCCTGCGCCAGAGCAGTACAGGCCAGAATCAGCGCCAGCAGGTTGAGGACCGGTTGCGTCCCTCGAACTTCGGGCATCATAGGCTCGTCCCGTTTCACACGTGTGTCACGCCGCCGAGATATACCGGCTTGCGGCTCCCCCGCCCTCACACGCCCCCGGCACGGTCCGCTACACGACGTCGACGCAACAGGTATATCGCAAACAGCCCCAGGGCGAACATGAAGTAGGTGGAAGGCTCGGGCACGGCCCCACCCATGCCGTAGTAGATCTTGTGATCGCCGAAATCGCCCCCGCCGAAATACACCGCATGCGGCCTGTCCAGACTGTCGATCTCCAGCCCGACCCATTCGGCAGTGGTGTCTTCGGCAAGAAGCCTGGGAGTAATCCACGATCCGCCGCCACGGTGTGCGTAGAACAAGTCTTGCGCTGCCGGATCCCAGAACACGATGTGGGCGATCCCCTGACTATCAACCGACAGGTCCAGGTAGCGCAGATCATTGAAAGCGAAGAACTCCGCGCCGTCGTAGATGGTCTCTGTGACCCAGGAACCCTCGTCTTGATAGGCATACATGATGTCCCCGGTCAGCGCGTCCATCCACGCCAAATGCGGCTTGCCATCAGCGTCCACGTCCATCGCGCAGTAGACGCCCTCACCGTCGGCAATCGGCTCCGAGGACCATGAGCCGCCGCTGCGGTCGGAGAACATCGGGAACTGGCTAAGGAACGTGCTGTCCACCCAGCCGATGCGCGCGTCGGCCACCGTCCCATTCAGCCGCAGCGAGACGTCACCGTTCACCAGGGGCGCTTGCGCTACTTCCTCGTGTACCCACCCGCCCACGGTCTGGAAGGCGTAGTCCAGGGTGTCGTCTTCGAAGTCCAGGTAGTTATGCAGGTCGATCCAGGCGACCGCCAGGTTTCCGTTGGCGTCCAGCCGGATGTCTGTGTGGCGCGGGTTAGTGACTTGGGTGTCGTAGATCGTGGAGACGTGCCAGTCGCTGCCGTCGAAAGTGGCGTGATTGAGGCTGTACAGGGTGTCAGTGGAATTGGACCAGCGGTATGCGATGTGCGGCGTATTGCCCTGGAAGATCAGGCTTGTGCTCTGGCCGTTGAATTTGCCTGCTTGAACCACTTCGGATGACCACGTAGCCCCGCTCTTGAAGGCGTAGACGAGGTCACCGGCACCCCCGGACAGACCCTGGTACGTGACCGCCGGGACGTCGTCGCTATTCAGCGCGAAGCCCAGCCCGCCATCCCGGGTGGATACCGGTGCATCGAATATCGGGCTCATCGGCCAAGCCATGGCCGCCATCGCGACGGACGGGCATAGCACTGCCAGCAGCATTGCTGCGCCGATGAGGCATCCGCTACGGAAACACGGTGACACAAGCAAACTCCGCTACTGCAGCGTCATGTCTACAAGCGCGTCAGCATGATTACCGACGGGGACAGTCACTCCGTGCCAGTACGTGGAACGCAGAACGAGGCGCCCGACGAAGGCCCTTCCATCACGTTCAAATCCTAGATCGGCCCTGCCCCCAGAACCGATTTATCGCAAGCGTCACTGTACCAACGCGTTCAGGGTGGGTCAACGCAAGGTCTCTTTAGCCACGGTGACGGATCGAAAGGAATGCCTTCAAAGAGTTCCTATTGAGACTATATTCGAGAGTAAATGTGACAGCTCCACTCCTGTTTGCGATATCTGCCCCGTAACTAAAGACATCGGTTATGTAGCAGTTGTGGTGATCGGACAGGCTTGCACCGCGCACCCTCAAACGAGCCTGGCCACTGGTCCCGTTCGCCCGCGGGCGCTCTTCTTCCAATCCGGGCCTGCGTTTGACTCAGCACCCTCCCCGGGGTATCATCAACATCCATCAGGAGGGTGCGAATTGCGCGCGGTCATCCAGAGGGTAAGCCGGGCAAATCTAGTGATTGACGGCGAAGAACGATGCCGGATCGGCGTCGGACTTGTGGTGCTCGCGGGGTTCGGTCCCGGCGACGCAACTGCCGACCTTCAATGGATGGCGGAGAAGATCGCCACGCTGCGCGTGTTCGGAGATGACGAGGGGCGGATGAACTTGGCTGTGGGTGACGTTGGCGGGGAACTGCTGGTGGTCCCGAACTTCACGCTCTACGGCGACTGTCGCAAGGGCCGGCGACCGGGTTACTCCGCTGCCGCAGCGCCCGAGAGAGCAACAGCACTTTTCGACCAGTTCTGTGACCACCTGCAAGGCCTCGTCCCCGTGCAGCGCGGCGTTTTTGGGGCGCACATGCACGTGAGCCTCACCAACGACGGACCTGTGACCCTCCTCCTGGACAGTGCCAAGACTTTCTGACGGACGTATCCATCAAGCATGAGACGCCGAAACGGAAACAACGACAGCAATCAGCGCGCCCGGGCGAACAAACGCCGGGCCGAGATCCGCCGCCGCATCGGCGACCAACTCATTGAAGAAGGCATCATCGATGAGGCCATCAAACACTACGAGGCGGCGACTCGGCTTGACGGCCGCAATGTAAACGCTCGTCTGTCCCTTGCCGACAGTTACTTCGCCCTCGAGATGCCCGCCAAGGCCTACCGCGCCTACCGAAAGGTGCTGCGCACCGACCCCAGCAACGCGGACTGCCATTTCTCGCTGGGCGAGTTCTTCCTCTCTCTTGGGCGTCCGAGGGCTGCGGCAAAGGCCATGCGCCGATCCATCGAATGCGATCCCAACCGGGCTTACTACGTGTACCGACTGGGCGAGATCTGCATCATTATGGGAGATCTGCAGGAAGCCCGGGCTCTCTTCGAGCGCGCCGTTGAACTGGCTCCAGAAGACCCGTTCTACCGCTTCAAGATGGGCGAGCTCCACTTCCGATGCGGGCGCGTCGAAGAAGCCATTGAGCAGTACGAGCTGTCCTGCCGACACGCACCCGCAGATGACTTCTACCACGTGCGACTCGGCGCTGCGTATGCACGCAATGAGCAGCACGAAGACGCCCTGCAAATGTTCCGCCGGACGGTGCGCATCGAACCCACGAACGCCGCGTACCGCTATGTTCTCGCCGAGCAACTCGCACTCATGGGACTCGAGGAAGAGGCGCAGGAGCAGTACCAGCGCGCGGGTCGCCTCGACGAGTACGACATGCACAGCGTCCGCAAACTCCTGGTGCGCTGCGGAACACTGGGCGCGAACGGGGATGAAGACCCCTTCGGCGAAGAGCCTGACCCGCGTGCGCCAATGACGTAATGCCGAGTGCAGCCTCCCGCAAGCCGGCCGGCACATCCCCACGCGAAGGAAGCCCACCCGTGAGCATGCAAATCCTGTGTTTTGAAGTCGGTCCGCTGATGGCCAACTGCTACATCGTCGCCTGCGAGAAGACCGGCCGGGCGATGGTGATCGACCCTGGCGGCGACGCGGACCGCATTGTCGACGCGGTGCGAGACGCCGACCTGACCGTGGAGATCATCGCCGACACCCACTGCCATCCAGACCACATCGCCGCGAACTGCGACCTGCGTGATGGTCTCGCGACGATACAGGAAACCCCGGCAAGGATCATCATCCACCCGGCCGACAGGGAATCCGTTGAGAACCCTCCTATACAATGGCTGCTCATCGGCATGCGACCCGCCCCGTGCGCGGTGGATGCGACCTTCGATGAGGGAGACGAACTGGTGGTGGGCGACCTGCGAGTGAGGGTCATGCACCTGCCCGGTCATTCACCGGGAAGTGTCGCCCTCGTCACTGATGGCGCCGTATTCACGGGGGACACACTGTTCGCGGGAAGTGTGGGCCGTACCGACCTGCCCGGGGGAAGTTGGCCGCAACTCCAGGCTTCTCTCCGGCGTCTGATCACCGAACTGCCCGGGGACACAGCGGTGTACCCCGGTCACGGCCCGGCTTCCACCATCGCCGAAGAGATCCAGTTGAATGAATGGCTGCGGGACCTTTAGCGGAGCGTTACAACCGGCCCTTGGACCTCTGCCGTCCGCAGGCGCAGGCTCGGCCCAGCCCCTTCACAGTAATAGCTCTCTGTCGCGCGCCATGCCCGTCCCAGGCCGCCGGCCCAGGTAGCTTGCCCTGGCGAGCCAGAGAGGATGCATAGGCCGGCCGTCAACCATCTCGCGCTCCCGTGCCTCTCACAACCCGAGAACCGCCGCCGCGTTCGCTCCGCAGATCGCCGCAAGGTCCTCCGCCGCAATATTCGCTCGACGAGTCTTCTCGCAGTTCACCGCCGGATAGACGAAAGGCATGTGGGTCCCGAACAGGAGGCGTTTGCTACCGCAATCGCGGACAAGCGCCTCTGTCGCGTTCATGGGGCTCTTCACGTAAGACAGGTCCACCCAAACCTGTGCCCCATCTCCCGTCTCCGCCAGACACCGTCGGGCTTCGGGCGCGTTACACCCCACCAGCACAAAACTCCCACCAGGGACCGCTTCCACCAGCTTCAAGAAGTCATCCAGCGGGGTTGGGGGCACGAGAAGTTGCCAGTGGTGGAACCGTTCATCCTCAACCCGCACCACCACCAGCACCGGCAGGCCGGCATCCGCCGCGGCCCGGCATAGCTCGACACACTCGGACTCCCAAGTTCGGTACCCGTGGTAGTTTGGGTAAAGCTTCACAGCCCGGCAGCCCAGGCCCGTGATGCATGCGGACAGGTCGGCCAGCGCCCCCGGGTACCGCGGGTTGAGTACCGCCGCCGGCAGGATCCGCTCCCGCACTCCCGGCACTGAATCCAGTTCCTCGGCAAGCTCTTCATTGGCCGCGTGGCAGTTCCGGTAAGTGATCCCCTGCACCGGTCCGGCAAGCGCCCTGTGGATGCCCCACTGGTCCATCATGTCCAGCACTCCGCGCACGCTGCATTGCGGCAGGCGCCGGAACGCCCAAGGCCCGATGTCGGCGTTGATGTCCACGCACAGGTTCATCGCGGTTTCTCCGCTTCCGATCACATGCGCTCGGGCGCGCTGATCCCCAGTATGCCCAGACAATTGCGCAGCACGGTCTGCGTCGCCTGCACCAGCTTCAGCCTCGCCTGCGACAGCGCAGGCGCATCCGGGTCCAGCACCCGGCAGGTCCCGTAGAACTGGTGGAAGCTCTGGGCTAGCTCCCGGGCGAAGAACGTCAGGCGGTGCGGCGCCCGGAACTCAGCAGCAGTCAGCAGTTCATGGGGGTACTCCGCGATCTGCCGCATCAGCGCGAGTTCATCCGGGTCAGTGAGCAGCGATAGATCGGCCTCGCCGTCTGTCTCCCCGATAATCCCCCGTTCCACCCCCTCCCGCAGGATACTGCAGATCCGCGCGTGCGCGTACTGCACGTAGTACACAGGGTTGTCCTGGCTCTGTGCCCGGGCAAGGTCCAGGTCGAAATCGAGATGGGCGTCCACGGTGCGCATCAGGAAGAAAAACCGGGTGGCGTCTCGCCCGATCTCGTCCACCAGGTCCCGCACCGACACAATCGCTCCGCGTCGCTTGCTCAACCCCAGCGGCTCTCCGTTCTCCAGGAAACGCACCTGCTGGTAGATGATGATCTCGCAGGTGCCCCGACCCAGAGCGTCAATGGCCGCCTTCAGCCGCGGCACATATCCGGCATGGTCCGGGCCCCAGACGTACACGAGGTGCTCGAAACCCCGATCGAACTTGTTCGCCGCATAAGCCAGGTCCGACGCGATGTACGTGAACGCCCCGTTGCTGCGCCGGAGCACCCGGTCGTCCTCATCGCCGAAATCCCCGGTTTTCAGCCAGACCGCCCCATCCTTCTCGTATGCCAGGTCGCGGGCAACAAGATTGTCTACCTCACGCGCAACCGCACCGGTCTCGTGCAGGGACTGTTCGCTGAACCACACGTCGAACTCGATGCCCATCGCTCGGCAGTCCTCGCGCAAGCCATCCACCATGGTCTGCTCCACAAGCCGCGAAAACGCCAGCGCGCCCTCGTCATCCACCGGGATCGACAAGTGCGCAACGCCATCGGCATCCAAGAGCCCCTGGGCAAGATCGATCACATACTGGCCCTGATAACCGTTCTCGGGCAGATCTGTGGGTTCCCCGGCCAGAGTCCGGTAGCGCGCCTGCACCGAAGCCCCGAACAGCTTCAGCTGCGTGTTGTCGGGGCCGTCATTGATGTAATACTCGCGTTCCACGTTGTAGCCCACTGCATCCAGCAGTGACGCCAGCACATCTCCGTACGGACCTCCACGGGCATTGCCAATGTGGATCGGGCCCACGGGATTGGCGCTGACGAACTCCACCTGCACCCGCTTGCCGCCGCCGGCGTTGCAGCGCCCATACGCCTCGCCCTGCTCGCAGCAGCGCGCGATAACCTGCGCCAGCCAGTCCTGGGAGAGCCGGAAGTTGATGAAGCCCGGCCCGGCGATCTCCACCGCTGCCAGGAGCGGGTCCTCGGGCATGTGGTCCACGATAGTCTGGGCCACTTCGCGAGGATTGCACTTCGCCTGACTGGCGAGGACCATGGCCGCATTTGTAGCGAAGTCCCCATGTTCCGGCCTTTTCGGCAGTTCAATCTGCACGTCGATGCTCACTTCCGGCAGCGCGCCGCTTCCCACGGCAGCTTGGACGGCGCGGGTAACCAGGTCCTTCAAGAGTTCACGTTGCATCCACGGATTCACGCCTTTTCGGAGAGTCTGTTACCAGTCGATAAGGTCCGGAAGACGGCCGGCGATTGCGCCGAGCGTGTACATGGCGACCATGACGCCGGCCACCACCTGCGGAACCCCTCGGCGCCAGAAGACGTAAGCAATGGGAATACGCCTGGGCGGGTTGCGCAGCCATTCCGACAACAGGCGCTGACCCGCCTCGATCCCACGCCGCAGTTGCGACGGCGTTGGCCGCCGGGTCGTGAAATTGTTCTGCAGGAAAAACCCCACATGATGCCTGCCCAGCCATCCCAGTGCCACGATCCCCACCGAAAACGCCGGGTTCACGGATAGCAGCGGGATCCCAACGAGCAGCGCGGGCAGAATCCCAGCCAACAGATTGCTCCCGCAACGCAAGTGAGCACGGGGCATCTCCGCTACGAAAGGCTCCCAACCGAAGACGCCGTACTTCTCTATAGCGTGGACCGTCATGTGCTCTGCGGCATGGTGCCCCGCCAGCGAAGTGAAGCGCAGAATTGTCAGGAAAACGAAGAACGTAAGCAGATTCACACCTGCACGCGCCAATGCCCACCGCACAGGATCGGCGGGACCACCCATCTGCAAGAGCAGTGCGACCAGGGGCATGTTCAGCGGCCGCAAGTACTGTTCGAGCATCCAGACCAACACATAGGTAGGCACCAGCGAGATCATGCCCAGGGCCACTATGCTGAAACCTGTGGCGAACAGGCCCCAGAAGCTGGCCGTGCCATGGGTGCCCGTGGAAAGGAACACTCCATGGGGCATGGCCGTACCCGAAATCCGCGGCGGCTTGAAGAATGGCTGCAGGCTGGAAGAGCCGGTATGGTGGCTAAAGTAGGACATGGAAATCCGCCAGTAGCGGGATGAAAGACCGCGTCACATTGTAACTCAAACCGGGCGGAAGAAGGAACGGGTCACAACACCCCCACAGCCCCATCCCTTGCGTCTGCGGGGCACGGGCTCGCACCTCGACGCCCATTCGCTCCTACAACATCCGCGTAATCATCAAGATCACGGGCGCCAGCAGCACCCCCGTCACATTGGTCGTCAGCCACAATGCCCCGGCAAGGTCCCGGTTCAGCCTGAACACATCCGCCAGCATCACCCCGAGAATCGCCACCGGAGCCGCCGACTGGATGAACACCACCCGTAGCGCGTCGTGATCCACCGTCTGCCAGTACCCGAACAGGTACGCCAGCCCCAGCCCCAATACCGGCGAGATGATGAACTTCACTCCGTGCATCACCAGGCACTGCCGCCAGTATGTTTTCACCGAAGACAGCCGCAGGCCCAGGCCGATGGCCAGCAGGAACGCGGCGGTCGCCGTGGGCATCGCGATGTCGATGACGAACGCCGACTCCGGCAGCTTCGGGACATCCGCTACGTTCAGCGCCAACCCTGCGATGATGCCGAGAATTGGGTTGCGCGTCTGTCCGTCTTTCGCAAGCTCCACCAACGCTTTTAGCACCCCGTCATGCCCGCTGTCTGAATAGCGGCGGCCAATGAAAAACCCCAGCGTGAACACCCCCGGCATGAAGGACGCGCAGTACAAAGACCCCAGCGCCGCACCCTTTGCACCCAGCGCAGCGAAAGCCACGAAAGTGCCGTACGTGAAACCGACATTGCTGAACATGGCCGCCGTGATGAAAGGCCCTGCATCAGCCCGGGGCATCCGCAGGAGTCTCGAAAGTAGTGCTCCCACCGGCCACAGCGCCACGTAAAGCACGACCCCGAAGATCGGCAGAGCGAGCGTGCGCGCATCCGGCCGCTTCATCGCCCACAACGCCAGGCAGATGACCACCGGCTGAATCCAGGTCAGAGTGGTGCGGTTCACCGGCCCGGCCCAGGTCTCCGGAACTCGCCCGGACTTGCGCAGGCAGTATCCGGCCACGAGCCCGCCGAGAATAACCGTCATGGTGCGGATGGCGTCGATGAAGAGGCGGTCGTCCACCTGTGGGGGTGCTCCGAAGCAGACATTATGCCCCGATTCTGGTCACGGGGCACGAGCCAGGAGCATACCACCACGAAGCAGGCAGTGCAAGGCAGGGTGAAGCCCGCTCTCTCTCCCGCCGGGAGGGAGCTCGCTCTCGACGACGAAATGGCTGTCGCTCACATCCGTCCGGAAGCACGAGGGGAAGAAGACCTATGCCTCGCCGACCCGTCCTGATAGACGCCGACTTCCCCGGCGGGAACATTATCGTCGATGCCGTCGAAGGCAACGAGGTCTTCGTGCGCCAGGACATCCGTGACACGACTACCTGGTGGTTCTACTGGTATTTCCGGGCGCGAAATGTTGCCGGACGTACCGTAAGTTTTCAGTTCACCAACGGTGACGTCATGAGCGCCGCCGGACCTGCGTACAGTCTGGACGGAAGTCCCTGGCAATGGCTGGGGGCTGAAAACACCCGCGAAGACGGGTTCGACTTCACATTCCCCCCGCGCTGCCGGGAGGCTCGATTCTGTTTCTCCATCCCCTACCTCCAGGCGGACTGGGAGGCCTTCACCACCCGCATCGGCGAACGGAAGGGCCTGAAGCACGGGACGCTCTGTACCACTCGCAAAGGCAGGCGGGTGGAGACTCTCGCCATCAAGCCGACGCGCGAGGCCCGGGTGAAGCTCCTTCTCACCTGCCGCCACCACTGCTGCGAGATGATGGCCAGCTACGTGCTGGAAGGCCTGCTGGAGGCCATCATCCTCGACCCGGCGGGGGCTTGGCTGCGTGAAAACTCAGATGTGTTCGCAGTGCCCTTCATGGACAAAGATGGCGTGGAGGACGGCGACCAGGGCAAGAACCGCGCTCCCCGCGACCACAATCGCGACTACAGCGGCAAGAGTGTGCATCTCGAAACCGCGGCCATGCGCAGGAAGATACCGGCGTGGCTCAGAGGCCTACCCTTCGTCGGCATGGACTTCCATTGTCCTTACGTAAAAGGCGGGCGGGACGACTCCGCGTATTTCGTGGGGCACCCTGGCGAAGGCCAATGGGAGAAACTCCAGCGCTTCAGCGCGATCCTTGAGGCCTCCCGTGAGGGGCCCGTGCCATTCCGCGCTTCAGACAACCTGCAGTATGGCAAGGAATGGAACGTGCGAACCAACGAAGAGCAGGGGATGGGCTTCGGTCGCTGGGTCTGGACGCTGCCGGGCATCCTCCTCGCTACCGCCCTGGAGACCACCTACTCGGTCGCCCACGGGGTCCTGATGACCCCTGACGGCGCTCGTGCCCTTGGCCGCGACATCGCCCGGGCACTGGGGCTTTACCTGCAGGAGAAGCTGGGTCAGTGAGGGAAGGGTTCTGCGGAGCCGCCTTCTGGAGGCCGTCCCCAATCCGCGAGGTGATCGCGATGACCCTGTCTCACGCTCTCCTCTGTCTCCTTACCGTCTCTTGCATTCCCGCATCCGCCGCCGAACTCGTCGCTCATTACCCCCTTGACGGCGGCCCGGAAGCCTCTGACGCTTCTGGCAATGGGCACCATGGCGCCCTGATGGGCAAGTGCGCCTGGACTGAGGGACCCTTCGGCACAGCCCTGGCTCTTTCTGGTGGGGACGGCTACGTGGACTGCGGTCCGATCCCCGAACTCGACCCTGCGCACGGCCTGTCATTTGCGGTCTGGTGCCATCCACGCACTCGTCGCGGCGGGCTCATCAACTGGAGCACCGGCGGCAGGTGGGTTGACGAGCGCCTGGTGCTCGCCGTCAATACCTGGGAAGGCCAGGACCAGTTCATGGCCTGCCTCGCCAACGGGACGGAGGTCCAGCAACTGCGCCCCCTCTGGCCCCTTGAGCCCGACCGCTGGACCCACGTCATCCTGACGCTGGACGCGCGCTCCGTGTGCGTCTATCGGGACGGCCTTCCTTTCTTCTCCGCCAGCCCGTCGGTCCGTCCGGACATCCAGGGCGTGCCCCTGCGCCTGGGCTTCTGCGAGGGTCTCGGGCACTCGTTCTTTGATGGTCTCCTGGATGAGGCCCGCATCTACAGCGGGGCACTGTCTCCCGAGGAGGCCTTCGCCCTGTACCGCGCTCAGGCCGAAGCACACGGCGTCGATGCGTCACAATTTCGCCGGCCCGAGGTTACCGTGGATGCCTACCCCGACGCCGGCAGCCTCCTCATCGCCGCCGATGCCCGCCGCATGCGCCCATTGCCCGAAGGCGCCGGCCTGAGCGTGCAGATCATCCCCGCTCCAGGCGGCGATACGCTGGTTAGCCGCGAGGGCATCCCGGTGTCCGCCTCCGGTCCCGCCGAAATCGTCCTCAGCGCCAACCACCTGCTCCCGGGCGACTACCTGGCCCGGGTGAGCCTGCACGACGGCAACGGCGCGACAGTTGGCGACCCCGAGCAGGCTGCCTTCAACTGGACCGCGCAGCCCGATGCTTTCCGCGGCGTGCGCATCCTGAACAACCTGGCATGGGAGCTTCTGGCTTTCAGTGATCCAGTCCCCGCGGGCCCGCGCGACTACTCCTTCCGCCAGCCCGCAAAGCGGTGGGGCTACTTCCGCGCCACCGCGCAGATCGCCGACGGTGCGCGGGTCTCGCTCTTCCTGGATGGCGAACCGGATCCGGTTCTCACCTTTGACCAGCCCGGCGAGTCCACCGCCGAAACCATGCGGTTCCTGCCCGCCGGGGAACACTCCTTGCGCATCGAGACCACCGGGCAGGCACAACTGCGCAGCCTCGTGGTCCGTTCGGTGCCCATGCTCCAACATGCTTTCTATGGCGCGAATCCCCACATCCATCCATATGGCCCTTACGACTGGCAGTTCCTGTCGAAGGACATTCTGCCCACTGTAAACACCATGATCGGCAATCCGGGGCCCGAGACGGACGGCTGGGTCGCTTCGGGTCGACACTGGATCTCCATCATCGGTCTGCCGAAGCTCGACGGCACTTCGGAGGCCGACGTGCAGGCGGCCTTCGATCACTGGTCCTCGGCAGTCGGCTTCCAGCATGAGAAGCTCCGCGGGGTGATCGTGGATGAGTTCGGGGGTGGCGATGCCGAGGTCTATGACGTCTACCGCAAGGCCGTCGAGCGCATCTACGCCGACCCGCGCTTCAGAGGCAAGAGTCTCAGCCCGTACGGGGGCACCTTCTACGGCGACGACCGCAGTTCCCGCTTCGCACGAGTCTGCGTAGATGGCGGCGGGTACATGGCTTGGGAACGATACCTGCCCGAACAGCCCGACGAGACCGCGGCGCGCCAGTTCATTGCCCGCAGCATCACCGACGAGATGCCCCTATGGCGCAAGCGTTTCCCGGATGCCCCCGGGAACATGTGCCTGGTGCTCGGTTACATGTCCCAGCCCACCGAGAGCCTGAATATCGACCCGCAGGTGGACTTCAAGGTCTACATGGACATGCAGGTGAACGCCCTGGCAAACCATCCCTCATGCTTCGGGCTGGGGGGCATCCAGGAGTACCATTCCTCCTATGCCGACGAGGAGAGCGTACGCTGGGCAGGCCGCCTGTACCGGCATTACTGCATCGAGGGCAACCGCGAACCGCTTACCGATGACCCTTACCTGCTGCCGCATCTGGTCAACGCAGACTTTGACCGGGGGACTGACGGGTGGGACATACAGGCGGCGCAACAGGGCTCGGTGCGCACCGCCGAGTATTCCGGGTACAGTTGGCTCCAGGGGCGCTACCCGCCCACCGGCAAGGGAAACACCTTCCTGCTCACCCGCCGCAGCAGCGAGAAGCCCAACCGCTTCAGCCAGACCATTCGCGCCCTGCAGCCGGGACGCCTGTACTCGCTCAAGATGATCACCGCCGACTACCAGGACCTGGTGAACGAGCGCTCAGTGAAGGCCCCCCACGCTGTGAGCATCGACATTGAGAGCGTAGAGCAACTCAATGGACCACAGGATTCCTTCCAGTTCACCTTCCCCAACTGCTATGCGCACCATCTCGGGAAGTTCGATGCGAAATACTCATACTGGATGAACTACCACTGGCGGGTCTTCCGGGCTACGGGCACACAGGCGCGCCTGACCGTGAGCGACTGGGCATCAGAGCAGGACCCAGGCGGCCCCGCAGGCCAGGAGTTGATGTTCAACTTCATCGAGGTGCAACCGTATCTGGAGAGGTGATGGTGCAAGCGCGACGTGCTGCCGACCCGAGGCTCGGGCTTCTACCGTGCCGGCTGCTGGCATTGCGGGCCGGGACGGCCGTCATAACCGCGAGTCTACCGCACTGCCACCACCGTCGCCACCGCTTGCGCCGAAATG contains these protein-coding regions:
- a CDS encoding DUF1385 domain-containing protein; translation: MSYFSHHTGSSSLQPFFKPPRISGTAMPHGVFLSTGTHGTASFWGLFATGFSIVALGMISLVPTYVLVWMLEQYLRPLNMPLVALLLQMGGPADPVRWALARAGVNLLTFFVFLTILRFTSLAGHHAAEHMTVHAIEKYGVFGWEPFVAEMPRAHLRCGSNLLAGILPALLVGIPLLSVNPAFSVGIVALGWLGRHHVGFFLQNNFTTRRPTPSQLRRGIEAGQRLLSEWLRNPPRRIPIAYVFWRRGVPQVVAGVMVAMYTLGAIAGRLPDLIDW
- a CDS encoding peptidase M14, with translation MPRRPVLIDADFPGGNIIVDAVEGNEVFVRQDIRDTTTWWFYWYFRARNVAGRTVSFQFTNGDVMSAAGPAYSLDGSPWQWLGAENTREDGFDFTFPPRCREARFCFSIPYLQADWEAFTTRIGERKGLKHGTLCTTRKGRRVETLAIKPTREARVKLLLTCRHHCCEMMASYVLEGLLEAIILDPAGAWLRENSDVFAVPFMDKDGVEDGDQGKNRAPRDHNRDYSGKSVHLETAAMRRKIPAWLRGLPFVGMDFHCPYVKGGRDDSAYFVGHPGEGQWEKLQRFSAILEASREGPVPFRASDNLQYGKEWNVRTNEEQGMGFGRWVWTLPGILLATALETTYSVAHGVLMTPDGARALGRDIARALGLYLQEKLGQ
- a CDS encoding LamG domain-containing protein — translated: MTLSHALLCLLTVSCIPASAAELVAHYPLDGGPEASDASGNGHHGALMGKCAWTEGPFGTALALSGGDGYVDCGPIPELDPAHGLSFAVWCHPRTRRGGLINWSTGGRWVDERLVLAVNTWEGQDQFMACLANGTEVQQLRPLWPLEPDRWTHVILTLDARSVCVYRDGLPFFSASPSVRPDIQGVPLRLGFCEGLGHSFFDGLLDEARIYSGALSPEEAFALYRAQAEAHGVDASQFRRPEVTVDAYPDAGSLLIAADARRMRPLPEGAGLSVQIIPAPGGDTLVSREGIPVSASGPAEIVLSANHLLPGDYLARVSLHDGNGATVGDPEQAAFNWTAQPDAFRGVRILNNLAWELLAFSDPVPAGPRDYSFRQPAKRWGYFRATAQIADGARVSLFLDGEPDPVLTFDQPGESTAETMRFLPAGEHSLRIETTGQAQLRSLVVRSVPMLQHAFYGANPHIHPYGPYDWQFLSKDILPTVNTMIGNPGPETDGWVASGRHWISIIGLPKLDGTSEADVQAAFDHWSSAVGFQHEKLRGVIVDEFGGGDAEVYDVYRKAVERIYADPRFRGKSLSPYGGTFYGDDRSSRFARVCVDGGGYMAWERYLPEQPDETAARQFIARSITDEMPLWRKRFPDAPGNMCLVLGYMSQPTESLNIDPQVDFKVYMDMQVNALANHPSCFGLGGIQEYHSSYADEESVRWAGRLYRHYCIEGNREPLTDDPYLLPHLVNADFDRGTDGWDIQAAQQGSVRTAEYSGYSWLQGRYPPTGKGNTFLLTRRSSEKPNRFSQTIRALQPGRLYSLKMITADYQDLVNERSVKAPHAVSIDIESVEQLNGPQDSFQFTFPNCYAHHLGKFDAKYSYWMNYHWRVFRATGTQARLTVSDWASEQDPGGPAGQELMFNFIEVQPYLER